A region from the Pelodiscus sinensis isolate JC-2024 chromosome 11, ASM4963464v1, whole genome shotgun sequence genome encodes:
- the LSMEM2 gene encoding leucine-rich single-pass membrane protein 2 isoform X2, translated as MMPREAGEEPAAADASPAGDPSDLNSGNLVEINLHSVESISDLHWASTGHKAPEENGPSPSTTPWTPPAKYRGAGPALLPTLRAIRTAPLWPRVRPACCRPALLTLLGALVLGSLALATLAVYLSVLQSESLRVLARWLEAQEESVRQMRGTSLQLWKWLNASAPEAQT; from the exons ATGatgcccagggaggctggagaag AGCCGGCAGCAGCCGACGCCTCCCCCGCCGGGGACCCCAGCGACCTCAACAGCGGCAACCTGGTGGAGATCAACCTGCACTCGGTCGAGTCCATCAGTGACCTGCACTGGGCGTCCACGGGCCACAAGGCCCCAGAGG agaacgGTCCATCTCCCTCCACCACCCCATGGACCCCTCCGGCCAAGTACCGTGGGGCTGGGCCAGCGCTGCTGCCGACCCTGCGAGCCATCCGCACCGCCCCCCTCTGGCCCCGTGTCCGCCCCGCCTGCTGCCGCCCGGCCCTCCTCACCCTgctgggggccctggtgctgggcAGCCTCGCCCTGGCCACGCTGGCCGTGTACCTGAGCG tcctgCAGAGCGAGTCGCTGCGGGTCCTGGCCCGCTGGCTGGAGGCCCAGGAGGAGTCGGTGCGGCAGATGAGaggcaccagcctgcagctgtGGAAGTGGCTGAACGCCAGCGCGCCTGAGGCCCAGACGTGA
- the LSMEM2 gene encoding leucine-rich single-pass membrane protein 2 isoform X1: MGDPPQPRCVGPRWRMDTDKCRGAPGCSNTCQAGRRPDASWGTGSLPPTPAIPPGCWERVSPGQDAPGNEPGTSGLLKLTGTGATEQAAGEGLTAPPPPTEPAAADASPAGDPSDLNSGNLVEINLHSVESISDLHWASTGHKAPEENGPSPSTTPWTPPAKYRGAGPALLPTLRAIRTAPLWPRVRPACCRPALLTLLGALVLGSLALATLAVYLSVLQSESLRVLARWLEAQEESVRQMRGTSLQLWKWLNASAPEAQT, encoded by the exons ATgggggaccccccccagcccaggtgtGTCGGCCCAAGGTGGAGGATGGATACAGACAAGTGCCGGGGTGCGCCCGGCTGTAGCAACACCTGCCAGGCAGGGAGACGGCCTGATGCCAGCTGGGGAACCGGCAGCCTGCCCCCGACTCCAGCCATACCCCCAGGGTGCTGGGAGCGTGTTTCACCAGGCCAGGATGCCCCAGGGAACGAGCCTGGCACCTCCGGGCTGCTGAAGCTAACCGGCACTGGTGCCACCGAGCAGGCTGCGGGCGAGGGCCTCACGGCGCCACCTCCTCCCACAGAGCCGGCAGCAGCCGACGCCTCCCCCGCCGGGGACCCCAGCGACCTCAACAGCGGCAACCTGGTGGAGATCAACCTGCACTCGGTCGAGTCCATCAGTGACCTGCACTGGGCGTCCACGGGCCACAAGGCCCCAGAGG agaacgGTCCATCTCCCTCCACCACCCCATGGACCCCTCCGGCCAAGTACCGTGGGGCTGGGCCAGCGCTGCTGCCGACCCTGCGAGCCATCCGCACCGCCCCCCTCTGGCCCCGTGTCCGCCCCGCCTGCTGCCGCCCGGCCCTCCTCACCCTgctgggggccctggtgctgggcAGCCTCGCCCTGGCCACGCTGGCCGTGTACCTGAGCG tcctgCAGAGCGAGTCGCTGCGGGTCCTGGCCCGCTGGCTGGAGGCCCAGGAGGAGTCGGTGCGGCAGATGAGaggcaccagcctgcagctgtGGAAGTGGCTGAACGCCAGCGCGCCTGAGGCCCAGACGTGA
- the LOC112547399 gene encoding interferon-related developmental regulator 2 isoform X3, producing MPRSRRAQAARKGARGARSSGKAEAPASDDETASEVLSHYSSASEGTSVAEEGTGSDGVDEQAQQEEVEDKLKECIDHVSAKSSKTRQAALESLRLAFSSKLLFDFLLERRLTLTDSLEKCLKKGKGEEQALAASVLTLLCLQMGAGPEGEEVFRSLKPLLLSILTDASASPVARQSCAMALGMCCYVAAADVEDLISCLACLEGIFGASCREEGSPVPAHHSPPLQTLHRSALQSWSLLLTICPGSRIKKILDNHLLTLPLLLSSDAVDLRIVAGESIALLFELAHELEEEFCYEGTDLLCTKLKALATDSNKYRAKTDRRRQRSIFRDVLHFIESGECHEETIRFGLECMYVDSWVRRRTYHAFKEVLGSGIRHHLQNNELLREIFDLGPPLVLDAAALKATKISRFEKHLYNSAAFKARTKARSRVRDKRADVL from the exons GACAGCCAGCGAAGTGCTGAGTCACTACAGCAGCGCCAGCGAGGGCACCAGCGTCGCTGAGGAGGGCACCG GGAGCGATGGGGTGGACGAGCAGgcgcagcaggaggaggtggaagaCAAACTGAAGGAGTGCATCGACCACGTGAGCGCCAAGAG CTCCAAGACCCGGCAGGCGGCGCTGGAGAGCCTGCGCCTGGCTTTCTCCTCCAAGCTGCTTTTCGACTTCCTGCTGGAGCGCCGGCTCACGCTCACGGACTCCTTGGAGAAGTGCCTGAAGAAAG gcaaaggggaggagcaggccctgGCTGCTAGCGTTCTCACACTACTGTGCCTTCAGATGGGCGCGGGGCCCGAGGGGGAGGAGGTGTTCCGCAGCCTGAAGCCCCTCCTCCTCAGCATCCTGACGGACGCCTCGGCCAGCCCCGTCGCCCGCCAGAGC TGCGCCATGGCCCTGGGGATGTGCTGCTACGTGGCTGCTGCGGACGTGGAG GACCTGATCTCCTGCCTCGCCTGCTTGGAGGGCATCTTTGGCGCGTcctgccgggaggagggcagcccTGTCCCCgcccaccacagcccccccctccagaCGCTGCACCGCAGCGCCCTCCAGTCCTGGTCCCTGCTCCTCACCATCTGCCCCGGCTCCCGCATCAAGAAGATCCTGGACAA TCACCTGCTcacgctgccgctgctgctgtcCAGCGACGCCGTGGACCTGCGCATCGTGGCGGGCGAGAGCATCGCGCTGCTCTTCGAGCTGGCCCACGAGCTGGAG GAGGAGTTCTGCTACGAGGGCACCGACCTGCTGTGCACCAAGCTCAAAGCCCTGGCCACCGACAGCAACAAGTACCGGGCCAAGACCGACCGGCGCCGGCAGCGCTCCATCTTCCGCGACGTGCTGCACTTCATCGAG AGCGGCGAGTGCCATGAGGAGACCATCCGGTTTGGCTTGGAGTGCATGTACGTGGACAGCTGGGTGCGGCGCAGGACGTACCACGCCTTCAAGGAGGTGCTGGGCTCCGGCATCAGGCACCACCTGCAG AACAACGAGCTGCTGCGCGAGATCTTTGACCTGGGGCCCCCCTTGGTGCTGGACGCGGCGGCTCTCAAAGCCACTAAGATCTCCCGCTTCGAGAAG cacctgtaCAACTCGGCTGCCTTCAAAGCCCGGACGAAAGCCAGGAGCCGCGTGCGGGACAAGCGAGCCGACGTCCTGTGA